The Equus caballus isolate H_3958 breed thoroughbred chromosome 22, TB-T2T, whole genome shotgun sequence genome window below encodes:
- the GMEB2 gene encoding glucocorticoid modulatory element-binding protein 2 isoform X7: METENAAAAAAAAFTASSQLKEAVLVKMAEEEENLEAEIVYPITCGDSRANLIWRKFVCPGINVKCVQYDEHVISPKEFVHLAGKSTLKDWKRAIRMNGIMLRKIMDSGELDFYQHDKVCSNTCRSTKIDLSGARVSLSSPTSAEYIPLTPATADVNGSPATITIETCEDPSDWTTAIGDDTFAFWRGLKDAGLLDEVIQEFHQELVETMKGLQQRVQDPPLQLRDAVLLNNIVQNFGMLDLVKKVLASHKCQMDRSREQYARDLAALEQQCDEHRRRAKELKHKSQHLSNVLMTLTPVSLPPPVKRPRLARATSGPAAIASQVLAQSAQIALAPGVPVSQLTSVPLGKVVSTLPSPLLGKGSPQAAPASSPASPLLGGYTVLASSGTTFPSAVEIHPDASSLTVLSTAAMQDGSTVVKVVSPLQLLTLPGLGPTLQNVAQVSPGGSTIVTVPTGAMESAVAAPGPEEHTATIEVAALAEGHEHK, encoded by the exons atggagacagaaaatgcGGCAGCAGCTGCGGCCGCTGCCTTCACAGCATCATCGCAGCTCAAGGAAGCCGTGTTAG TGAAGATGGCTGAAGAGGAGGAGAacctggaggcagagatcgtGTACCCCATTACCTGTGGGGACAGTCGAGCCAACCTGATCTGGAGGAAGTTTGTGTGCCCTGGCATCAACGTGAAGTGTGTTCAG TACGACGAGCACGTCATCAGTCCGAAGGAGTTCGTGCACCTGGCCGGCAAGTCCACCCTGAAGGACTGGAAGAGAGCCATCCGCATGAATGGCATCATGCTCAG gAAGATCATGGACTCCGGGGAGCTAGACTTCTACCAGCACGACAAGGTCTGCTCCAACACTTGCCGCAGCACCAAGATCGACCTCTCGGGAGCCCGCGTGTCCCTCAGCAGCCCCACGTCAGCCGAGTACATCCCGCTCACGCCTGCCACGGCTGATG TGAATGGGTCTCCTGCCACCATCACCATAGAGACCTGCGAGGACCCCAGCGACTGGACCACGGCCATCGGAG atGACACCTTTGCTTTCTGGCGAGGGCTCAAGGACGCTGGCCTGCTGGACGAGGTCATACAGGAGTTCCACCAGGAGCTGGTGGAGACCATGAAAGGCCTGCAGCAGCGGGTGCAGGATCCTCCCCTGCAACTGCGAG ATGCCGTCCTCCTCAACAACATCGTGCAGAACTTCGGCATGCTGGATCTGGTGAAGAAGGTGCTGGCCAGCCACAAGTGCCAGATGGACCGTTCACGGGAGCAGTACGCCCGCGACCTGGCGG CCCTGGAGCAGCAGTGTGACGAGCACCGCCGACGGGCCAAGGAGCTCAAGCACAAGTCGCAGCACCTGAGCAATGTGCTCATGACGCTGACGCCCGTCTCCCTGCCACCCCCCGTGAAGCGGCCCCGGCTCGCAAGGGCCACGTCCGGGCCGGCTGCCATCGCCTCTCAGGTGCTCGCCCAGTCCGCGCAGATCGCCCTCGCCCCGGGCGTGCCTGTCTCCCAGCTGACCAGCGTGCCGCTTGGCAAAGTGGTGTCCACCTTGCCATCCCCTCTGCTGGGCAAGGGCTCCCCCCAGGCTGCTCCTGCCAGCTCCCCGGCCTCACCACTGCTTGGGGGCTACACAGTGCTGGCCTCATCGGGCACCACCTTTCCTAGTGCGGTGGAGATCCACCCGGACGCGTCCAGTCTCACGGTGCTGAGCACGGCTGCCATGCAGGACGGCAGCACTGTGGTCAAGGTGGTGAGCCCGCTGCAGCTGCTCACCCTGCCCGGCCTAGGCCCCACCCTGCAGAACGTGGCCCAGGTGTCACCCGGGGGCAGCACCATTGTGACAGTGCCCACGGGGGCCATGGAGAGCGCTGTGGCTGCCCCGGGGCCTGAGGAGCACACAGCCACCATTGAGGTGGCCGCCCTGGCGGAGGGCCATGAGCACAAGTAG
- the GMEB2 gene encoding glucocorticoid modulatory element-binding protein 2 isoform X4: protein MPVGHWTWDPGRVTHLVLGILFSCAMATPDVSVHMEEVVVVTTPDTAVDGSGVEEVKTVLVTTNLAPHGGDLTEDNMETENAAAAAAAAFTASSQLKEAVLVKMAEEEENLEAEIVYPITCGDSRANLIWRKFVCPGINVKCVQYDEHVISPKEFVHLAGKSTLKDWKRAIRMNGIMLRKIMDSGELDFYQHDKVCSNTCRSTKIDLSGARVSLSSPTSAEYIPLTPATADVNGSPATITIETCEDPSDWTTAIGDDTFAFWRGLKDAGLLDEVIQEFHQELVETMKGLQQRVQDPPLQLRDAVLLNNIVQNFGMLDLVKKVLASHKCQMDRSREQYARDLAALEQQCDEHRRRAKELKHKSQHLSNVLMTLTPVSLPPPVKRPRLARATSGPAAIASQVLAQSAQIALAPGVPVSQLTSVPLGKVVSTLPSPLLGKGSPQAAPASSPASPLLGGYTVLASSGTTFPSAVEIHPDASSLTVLSTAAMQDGSTVVKVVSPLQLLTLPGLGPTLQNVAQVSPGGSTIVTVPTGAMESAVAAPGPEEHTATIEVAALAEGHEHK from the exons GACTTGGGACCCTGGCAGAGTGACGCATTTGGTCCTGGGCATCCTCTTCAGCTGTGCCATGGCAACCCCGGATGTGAGCGTCCAcatggaggaggtggtggtggtgacaacGCCTGACACCGCAGTGGACGGCAGCGGCGTGGAGGAGGTGAAGACTGTACTGGTCACGACCAACTTGGCTCCTCATGG GGGCGACCTCACAGAAGATaacatggagacagaaaatgcGGCAGCAGCTGCGGCCGCTGCCTTCACAGCATCATCGCAGCTCAAGGAAGCCGTGTTAG TGAAGATGGCTGAAGAGGAGGAGAacctggaggcagagatcgtGTACCCCATTACCTGTGGGGACAGTCGAGCCAACCTGATCTGGAGGAAGTTTGTGTGCCCTGGCATCAACGTGAAGTGTGTTCAG TACGACGAGCACGTCATCAGTCCGAAGGAGTTCGTGCACCTGGCCGGCAAGTCCACCCTGAAGGACTGGAAGAGAGCCATCCGCATGAATGGCATCATGCTCAG gAAGATCATGGACTCCGGGGAGCTAGACTTCTACCAGCACGACAAGGTCTGCTCCAACACTTGCCGCAGCACCAAGATCGACCTCTCGGGAGCCCGCGTGTCCCTCAGCAGCCCCACGTCAGCCGAGTACATCCCGCTCACGCCTGCCACGGCTGATG TGAATGGGTCTCCTGCCACCATCACCATAGAGACCTGCGAGGACCCCAGCGACTGGACCACGGCCATCGGAG atGACACCTTTGCTTTCTGGCGAGGGCTCAAGGACGCTGGCCTGCTGGACGAGGTCATACAGGAGTTCCACCAGGAGCTGGTGGAGACCATGAAAGGCCTGCAGCAGCGGGTGCAGGATCCTCCCCTGCAACTGCGAG ATGCCGTCCTCCTCAACAACATCGTGCAGAACTTCGGCATGCTGGATCTGGTGAAGAAGGTGCTGGCCAGCCACAAGTGCCAGATGGACCGTTCACGGGAGCAGTACGCCCGCGACCTGGCGG CCCTGGAGCAGCAGTGTGACGAGCACCGCCGACGGGCCAAGGAGCTCAAGCACAAGTCGCAGCACCTGAGCAATGTGCTCATGACGCTGACGCCCGTCTCCCTGCCACCCCCCGTGAAGCGGCCCCGGCTCGCAAGGGCCACGTCCGGGCCGGCTGCCATCGCCTCTCAGGTGCTCGCCCAGTCCGCGCAGATCGCCCTCGCCCCGGGCGTGCCTGTCTCCCAGCTGACCAGCGTGCCGCTTGGCAAAGTGGTGTCCACCTTGCCATCCCCTCTGCTGGGCAAGGGCTCCCCCCAGGCTGCTCCTGCCAGCTCCCCGGCCTCACCACTGCTTGGGGGCTACACAGTGCTGGCCTCATCGGGCACCACCTTTCCTAGTGCGGTGGAGATCCACCCGGACGCGTCCAGTCTCACGGTGCTGAGCACGGCTGCCATGCAGGACGGCAGCACTGTGGTCAAGGTGGTGAGCCCGCTGCAGCTGCTCACCCTGCCCGGCCTAGGCCCCACCCTGCAGAACGTGGCCCAGGTGTCACCCGGGGGCAGCACCATTGTGACAGTGCCCACGGGGGCCATGGAGAGCGCTGTGGCTGCCCCGGGGCCTGAGGAGCACACAGCCACCATTGAGGTGGCCGCCCTGGCGGAGGGCCATGAGCACAAGTAG
- the GMEB2 gene encoding glucocorticoid modulatory element-binding protein 2 isoform X2, producing MWTYWTWDPGRVTHLVLGILFSCAMATPDVSVHMEEVVVVTTPDTAVDGSGVEEVKTVLVTTNLAPHGGDLTEDNMETENAAAAAAAAFTASSQLKEAVLGRSQPSHPVPASSCGGGFPHRDGAPIKRMAEEEENLEAEIVYPITCGDSRANLIWRKFVCPGINVKCVQYDEHVISPKEFVHLAGKSTLKDWKRAIRMNGIMLRKIMDSGELDFYQHDKVCSNTCRSTKIDLSGARVSLSSPTSAEYIPLTPATADVNGSPATITIETCEDPSDWTTAIGDDTFAFWRGLKDAGLLDEVIQEFHQELVETMKGLQQRVQDPPLQLRDAVLLNNIVQNFGMLDLVKKVLASHKCQMDRSREQYARDLAALEQQCDEHRRRAKELKHKSQHLSNVLMTLTPVSLPPPVKRPRLARATSGPAAIASQVLAQSAQIALAPGVPVSQLTSVPLGKVVSTLPSPLLGKGSPQAAPASSPASPLLGGYTVLASSGTTFPSAVEIHPDASSLTVLSTAAMQDGSTVVKVVSPLQLLTLPGLGPTLQNVAQVSPGGSTIVTVPTGAMESAVAAPGPEEHTATIEVAALAEGHEHK from the exons GACTTGGGACCCTGGCAGAGTGACGCATTTGGTCCTGGGCATCCTCTTCAGCTGTGCCATGGCAACCCCGGATGTGAGCGTCCAcatggaggaggtggtggtggtgacaacGCCTGACACCGCAGTGGACGGCAGCGGCGTGGAGGAGGTGAAGACTGTACTGGTCACGACCAACTTGGCTCCTCATGG GGGCGACCTCACAGAAGATaacatggagacagaaaatgcGGCAGCAGCTGCGGCCGCTGCCTTCACAGCATCATCGCAGCTCAAGGAAGCCGTGTTAGGTAGGAGCCAGCCTTCTCACCCAGTGCCTGCAAGCAGCTGTGGAGGTGGTTTTCCCCACAGAGACGGTGCTCCGATCAAGAGG ATGGCTGAAGAGGAGGAGAacctggaggcagagatcgtGTACCCCATTACCTGTGGGGACAGTCGAGCCAACCTGATCTGGAGGAAGTTTGTGTGCCCTGGCATCAACGTGAAGTGTGTTCAG TACGACGAGCACGTCATCAGTCCGAAGGAGTTCGTGCACCTGGCCGGCAAGTCCACCCTGAAGGACTGGAAGAGAGCCATCCGCATGAATGGCATCATGCTCAG gAAGATCATGGACTCCGGGGAGCTAGACTTCTACCAGCACGACAAGGTCTGCTCCAACACTTGCCGCAGCACCAAGATCGACCTCTCGGGAGCCCGCGTGTCCCTCAGCAGCCCCACGTCAGCCGAGTACATCCCGCTCACGCCTGCCACGGCTGATG TGAATGGGTCTCCTGCCACCATCACCATAGAGACCTGCGAGGACCCCAGCGACTGGACCACGGCCATCGGAG atGACACCTTTGCTTTCTGGCGAGGGCTCAAGGACGCTGGCCTGCTGGACGAGGTCATACAGGAGTTCCACCAGGAGCTGGTGGAGACCATGAAAGGCCTGCAGCAGCGGGTGCAGGATCCTCCCCTGCAACTGCGAG ATGCCGTCCTCCTCAACAACATCGTGCAGAACTTCGGCATGCTGGATCTGGTGAAGAAGGTGCTGGCCAGCCACAAGTGCCAGATGGACCGTTCACGGGAGCAGTACGCCCGCGACCTGGCGG CCCTGGAGCAGCAGTGTGACGAGCACCGCCGACGGGCCAAGGAGCTCAAGCACAAGTCGCAGCACCTGAGCAATGTGCTCATGACGCTGACGCCCGTCTCCCTGCCACCCCCCGTGAAGCGGCCCCGGCTCGCAAGGGCCACGTCCGGGCCGGCTGCCATCGCCTCTCAGGTGCTCGCCCAGTCCGCGCAGATCGCCCTCGCCCCGGGCGTGCCTGTCTCCCAGCTGACCAGCGTGCCGCTTGGCAAAGTGGTGTCCACCTTGCCATCCCCTCTGCTGGGCAAGGGCTCCCCCCAGGCTGCTCCTGCCAGCTCCCCGGCCTCACCACTGCTTGGGGGCTACACAGTGCTGGCCTCATCGGGCACCACCTTTCCTAGTGCGGTGGAGATCCACCCGGACGCGTCCAGTCTCACGGTGCTGAGCACGGCTGCCATGCAGGACGGCAGCACTGTGGTCAAGGTGGTGAGCCCGCTGCAGCTGCTCACCCTGCCCGGCCTAGGCCCCACCCTGCAGAACGTGGCCCAGGTGTCACCCGGGGGCAGCACCATTGTGACAGTGCCCACGGGGGCCATGGAGAGCGCTGTGGCTGCCCCGGGGCCTGAGGAGCACACAGCCACCATTGAGGTGGCCGCCCTGGCGGAGGGCCATGAGCACAAGTAG
- the GMEB2 gene encoding glucocorticoid modulatory element-binding protein 2 isoform X8 encodes MAEEEENLEAEIVYPITCGDSRANLIWRKFVCPGINVKCVQYDEHVISPKEFVHLAGKSTLKDWKRAIRMNGIMLRKIMDSGELDFYQHDKVCSNTCRSTKIDLSGARVSLSSPTSAEYIPLTPATADVNGSPATITIETCEDPSDWTTAIGDDTFAFWRGLKDAGLLDEVIQEFHQELVETMKGLQQRVQDPPLQLRDAVLLNNIVQNFGMLDLVKKVLASHKCQMDRSREQYARDLAALEQQCDEHRRRAKELKHKSQHLSNVLMTLTPVSLPPPVKRPRLARATSGPAAIASQVLAQSAQIALAPGVPVSQLTSVPLGKVVSTLPSPLLGKGSPQAAPASSPASPLLGGYTVLASSGTTFPSAVEIHPDASSLTVLSTAAMQDGSTVVKVVSPLQLLTLPGLGPTLQNVAQVSPGGSTIVTVPTGAMESAVAAPGPEEHTATIEVAALAEGHEHK; translated from the exons ATGGCTGAAGAGGAGGAGAacctggaggcagagatcgtGTACCCCATTACCTGTGGGGACAGTCGAGCCAACCTGATCTGGAGGAAGTTTGTGTGCCCTGGCATCAACGTGAAGTGTGTTCAG TACGACGAGCACGTCATCAGTCCGAAGGAGTTCGTGCACCTGGCCGGCAAGTCCACCCTGAAGGACTGGAAGAGAGCCATCCGCATGAATGGCATCATGCTCAG gAAGATCATGGACTCCGGGGAGCTAGACTTCTACCAGCACGACAAGGTCTGCTCCAACACTTGCCGCAGCACCAAGATCGACCTCTCGGGAGCCCGCGTGTCCCTCAGCAGCCCCACGTCAGCCGAGTACATCCCGCTCACGCCTGCCACGGCTGATG TGAATGGGTCTCCTGCCACCATCACCATAGAGACCTGCGAGGACCCCAGCGACTGGACCACGGCCATCGGAG atGACACCTTTGCTTTCTGGCGAGGGCTCAAGGACGCTGGCCTGCTGGACGAGGTCATACAGGAGTTCCACCAGGAGCTGGTGGAGACCATGAAAGGCCTGCAGCAGCGGGTGCAGGATCCTCCCCTGCAACTGCGAG ATGCCGTCCTCCTCAACAACATCGTGCAGAACTTCGGCATGCTGGATCTGGTGAAGAAGGTGCTGGCCAGCCACAAGTGCCAGATGGACCGTTCACGGGAGCAGTACGCCCGCGACCTGGCGG CCCTGGAGCAGCAGTGTGACGAGCACCGCCGACGGGCCAAGGAGCTCAAGCACAAGTCGCAGCACCTGAGCAATGTGCTCATGACGCTGACGCCCGTCTCCCTGCCACCCCCCGTGAAGCGGCCCCGGCTCGCAAGGGCCACGTCCGGGCCGGCTGCCATCGCCTCTCAGGTGCTCGCCCAGTCCGCGCAGATCGCCCTCGCCCCGGGCGTGCCTGTCTCCCAGCTGACCAGCGTGCCGCTTGGCAAAGTGGTGTCCACCTTGCCATCCCCTCTGCTGGGCAAGGGCTCCCCCCAGGCTGCTCCTGCCAGCTCCCCGGCCTCACCACTGCTTGGGGGCTACACAGTGCTGGCCTCATCGGGCACCACCTTTCCTAGTGCGGTGGAGATCCACCCGGACGCGTCCAGTCTCACGGTGCTGAGCACGGCTGCCATGCAGGACGGCAGCACTGTGGTCAAGGTGGTGAGCCCGCTGCAGCTGCTCACCCTGCCCGGCCTAGGCCCCACCCTGCAGAACGTGGCCCAGGTGTCACCCGGGGGCAGCACCATTGTGACAGTGCCCACGGGGGCCATGGAGAGCGCTGTGGCTGCCCCGGGGCCTGAGGAGCACACAGCCACCATTGAGGTGGCCGCCCTGGCGGAGGGCCATGAGCACAAGTAG
- the GMEB2 gene encoding glucocorticoid modulatory element-binding protein 2 isoform X3, with amino-acid sequence MATPDVSVHMEEVVVVTTPDTAVDGSGVEEVKTVLVTTNLAPHGGDLTEDNMETENAAAAAAAAFTASSQLKEAVLGRSQPSHPVPASSCGGGFPHRDGAPIKRMAEEEENLEAEIVYPITCGDSRANLIWRKFVCPGINVKCVQYDEHVISPKEFVHLAGKSTLKDWKRAIRMNGIMLRKIMDSGELDFYQHDKVCSNTCRSTKIDLSGARVSLSSPTSAEYIPLTPATADVNGSPATITIETCEDPSDWTTAIGDDTFAFWRGLKDAGLLDEVIQEFHQELVETMKGLQQRVQDPPLQLRDAVLLNNIVQNFGMLDLVKKVLASHKCQMDRSREQYARDLAALEQQCDEHRRRAKELKHKSQHLSNVLMTLTPVSLPPPVKRPRLARATSGPAAIASQVLAQSAQIALAPGVPVSQLTSVPLGKVVSTLPSPLLGKGSPQAAPASSPASPLLGGYTVLASSGTTFPSAVEIHPDASSLTVLSTAAMQDGSTVVKVVSPLQLLTLPGLGPTLQNVAQVSPGGSTIVTVPTGAMESAVAAPGPEEHTATIEVAALAEGHEHK; translated from the exons ATGGCAACCCCGGATGTGAGCGTCCAcatggaggaggtggtggtggtgacaacGCCTGACACCGCAGTGGACGGCAGCGGCGTGGAGGAGGTGAAGACTGTACTGGTCACGACCAACTTGGCTCCTCATGG GGGCGACCTCACAGAAGATaacatggagacagaaaatgcGGCAGCAGCTGCGGCCGCTGCCTTCACAGCATCATCGCAGCTCAAGGAAGCCGTGTTAGGTAGGAGCCAGCCTTCTCACCCAGTGCCTGCAAGCAGCTGTGGAGGTGGTTTTCCCCACAGAGACGGTGCTCCGATCAAGAGG ATGGCTGAAGAGGAGGAGAacctggaggcagagatcgtGTACCCCATTACCTGTGGGGACAGTCGAGCCAACCTGATCTGGAGGAAGTTTGTGTGCCCTGGCATCAACGTGAAGTGTGTTCAG TACGACGAGCACGTCATCAGTCCGAAGGAGTTCGTGCACCTGGCCGGCAAGTCCACCCTGAAGGACTGGAAGAGAGCCATCCGCATGAATGGCATCATGCTCAG gAAGATCATGGACTCCGGGGAGCTAGACTTCTACCAGCACGACAAGGTCTGCTCCAACACTTGCCGCAGCACCAAGATCGACCTCTCGGGAGCCCGCGTGTCCCTCAGCAGCCCCACGTCAGCCGAGTACATCCCGCTCACGCCTGCCACGGCTGATG TGAATGGGTCTCCTGCCACCATCACCATAGAGACCTGCGAGGACCCCAGCGACTGGACCACGGCCATCGGAG atGACACCTTTGCTTTCTGGCGAGGGCTCAAGGACGCTGGCCTGCTGGACGAGGTCATACAGGAGTTCCACCAGGAGCTGGTGGAGACCATGAAAGGCCTGCAGCAGCGGGTGCAGGATCCTCCCCTGCAACTGCGAG ATGCCGTCCTCCTCAACAACATCGTGCAGAACTTCGGCATGCTGGATCTGGTGAAGAAGGTGCTGGCCAGCCACAAGTGCCAGATGGACCGTTCACGGGAGCAGTACGCCCGCGACCTGGCGG CCCTGGAGCAGCAGTGTGACGAGCACCGCCGACGGGCCAAGGAGCTCAAGCACAAGTCGCAGCACCTGAGCAATGTGCTCATGACGCTGACGCCCGTCTCCCTGCCACCCCCCGTGAAGCGGCCCCGGCTCGCAAGGGCCACGTCCGGGCCGGCTGCCATCGCCTCTCAGGTGCTCGCCCAGTCCGCGCAGATCGCCCTCGCCCCGGGCGTGCCTGTCTCCCAGCTGACCAGCGTGCCGCTTGGCAAAGTGGTGTCCACCTTGCCATCCCCTCTGCTGGGCAAGGGCTCCCCCCAGGCTGCTCCTGCCAGCTCCCCGGCCTCACCACTGCTTGGGGGCTACACAGTGCTGGCCTCATCGGGCACCACCTTTCCTAGTGCGGTGGAGATCCACCCGGACGCGTCCAGTCTCACGGTGCTGAGCACGGCTGCCATGCAGGACGGCAGCACTGTGGTCAAGGTGGTGAGCCCGCTGCAGCTGCTCACCCTGCCCGGCCTAGGCCCCACCCTGCAGAACGTGGCCCAGGTGTCACCCGGGGGCAGCACCATTGTGACAGTGCCCACGGGGGCCATGGAGAGCGCTGTGGCTGCCCCGGGGCCTGAGGAGCACACAGCCACCATTGAGGTGGCCGCCCTGGCGGAGGGCCATGAGCACAAGTAG
- the GMEB2 gene encoding glucocorticoid modulatory element-binding protein 2 isoform X6, which translates to MATPDVSVHMEEVVVVTTPDTAVDGSGVEEVKTVLVTTNLAPHGGDLTEDNMETENAAAAAAAAFTASSQLKEAVLVKMAEEEENLEAEIVYPITCGDSRANLIWRKFVCPGINVKCVQYDEHVISPKEFVHLAGKSTLKDWKRAIRMNGIMLRKIMDSGELDFYQHDKVCSNTCRSTKIDLSGARVSLSSPTSAEYIPLTPATADVNGSPATITIETCEDPSDWTTAIGDDTFAFWRGLKDAGLLDEVIQEFHQELVETMKGLQQRVQDPPLQLRDAVLLNNIVQNFGMLDLVKKVLASHKCQMDRSREQYARDLAALEQQCDEHRRRAKELKHKSQHLSNVLMTLTPVSLPPPVKRPRLARATSGPAAIASQVLAQSAQIALAPGVPVSQLTSVPLGKVVSTLPSPLLGKGSPQAAPASSPASPLLGGYTVLASSGTTFPSAVEIHPDASSLTVLSTAAMQDGSTVVKVVSPLQLLTLPGLGPTLQNVAQVSPGGSTIVTVPTGAMESAVAAPGPEEHTATIEVAALAEGHEHK; encoded by the exons ATGGCAACCCCGGATGTGAGCGTCCAcatggaggaggtggtggtggtgacaacGCCTGACACCGCAGTGGACGGCAGCGGCGTGGAGGAGGTGAAGACTGTACTGGTCACGACCAACTTGGCTCCTCATGG GGGCGACCTCACAGAAGATaacatggagacagaaaatgcGGCAGCAGCTGCGGCCGCTGCCTTCACAGCATCATCGCAGCTCAAGGAAGCCGTGTTAG TGAAGATGGCTGAAGAGGAGGAGAacctggaggcagagatcgtGTACCCCATTACCTGTGGGGACAGTCGAGCCAACCTGATCTGGAGGAAGTTTGTGTGCCCTGGCATCAACGTGAAGTGTGTTCAG TACGACGAGCACGTCATCAGTCCGAAGGAGTTCGTGCACCTGGCCGGCAAGTCCACCCTGAAGGACTGGAAGAGAGCCATCCGCATGAATGGCATCATGCTCAG gAAGATCATGGACTCCGGGGAGCTAGACTTCTACCAGCACGACAAGGTCTGCTCCAACACTTGCCGCAGCACCAAGATCGACCTCTCGGGAGCCCGCGTGTCCCTCAGCAGCCCCACGTCAGCCGAGTACATCCCGCTCACGCCTGCCACGGCTGATG TGAATGGGTCTCCTGCCACCATCACCATAGAGACCTGCGAGGACCCCAGCGACTGGACCACGGCCATCGGAG atGACACCTTTGCTTTCTGGCGAGGGCTCAAGGACGCTGGCCTGCTGGACGAGGTCATACAGGAGTTCCACCAGGAGCTGGTGGAGACCATGAAAGGCCTGCAGCAGCGGGTGCAGGATCCTCCCCTGCAACTGCGAG ATGCCGTCCTCCTCAACAACATCGTGCAGAACTTCGGCATGCTGGATCTGGTGAAGAAGGTGCTGGCCAGCCACAAGTGCCAGATGGACCGTTCACGGGAGCAGTACGCCCGCGACCTGGCGG CCCTGGAGCAGCAGTGTGACGAGCACCGCCGACGGGCCAAGGAGCTCAAGCACAAGTCGCAGCACCTGAGCAATGTGCTCATGACGCTGACGCCCGTCTCCCTGCCACCCCCCGTGAAGCGGCCCCGGCTCGCAAGGGCCACGTCCGGGCCGGCTGCCATCGCCTCTCAGGTGCTCGCCCAGTCCGCGCAGATCGCCCTCGCCCCGGGCGTGCCTGTCTCCCAGCTGACCAGCGTGCCGCTTGGCAAAGTGGTGTCCACCTTGCCATCCCCTCTGCTGGGCAAGGGCTCCCCCCAGGCTGCTCCTGCCAGCTCCCCGGCCTCACCACTGCTTGGGGGCTACACAGTGCTGGCCTCATCGGGCACCACCTTTCCTAGTGCGGTGGAGATCCACCCGGACGCGTCCAGTCTCACGGTGCTGAGCACGGCTGCCATGCAGGACGGCAGCACTGTGGTCAAGGTGGTGAGCCCGCTGCAGCTGCTCACCCTGCCCGGCCTAGGCCCCACCCTGCAGAACGTGGCCCAGGTGTCACCCGGGGGCAGCACCATTGTGACAGTGCCCACGGGGGCCATGGAGAGCGCTGTGGCTGCCCCGGGGCCTGAGGAGCACACAGCCACCATTGAGGTGGCCGCCCTGGCGGAGGGCCATGAGCACAAGTAG